Within Epilithonimonas zeae, the genomic segment CTGAACAGCAGAATGACAACTGTAAAAACCAGCATCAGGAGAAGCATTGTTTTTGTTTGATTGGTAGGATTTCCTTTCAACATTTTTTTATGATTTTTTGAGAACGTAGCCCATTCCTATAACGGTGTGGATCAATTTGTCATCATCCTGATTATCAAGTTTTTTTCTGAGATAATTAACGTAAACATCTACAACATTGGTTCCCAGTTCATAGTTCACTCCCCAAACTGCTTCCAATATTTCTGCTCTGGAAATTACTTTTTCCGGATTATTCAGAAAATAGAGTAGGAGTTTATATTCTGTTGAGGTTAATGAAATTTCTGCTCCAGCGCGGGTTACTTTTTTGGTGTAATCGTTAACTGTTAAATCTGAAAATTGATAAGTGTTTTCATCATCAATCTCGTTAGATTCGTTTCCGTTGCTGTGTCCACTTCTTCTGAGAAGAGATTTGATTCTGGCCACTAATTCTATAAATTTGAAAGGCTTCACAAGATAATCATCGCCACCACTTTCTAGTCCAAGAACGATGTTTTCTGAAGAATCCAAAGCAGTTAAAAATAGAATAGGAACGCTTTTATTCTTCTTTCGGATTTCTTTACAGACTTCTAAACCATTGATATCGGGTAACATAATATCCAAAATGATCAGGTCAAAATCGTTGTCTTCGACCAATTTGATACCTGTGGAGCCGTCCAAAGCTACGGAAATCTCATAATCCAATTCTTGCAGTCCTTTTTTGATAAAGGAAACAACACTGGATTCGTCTTCTATCAGAATAATTTTTTTCATAACTAATTCTACAAAAATATAAAATTACGGTTATTGGAAAAACTTTGATGGAGTATAATTAATCTCTTCTGTTGGATGTTGATAAAAATGCGATACTTAAAACAATAATGGTTAATAAGCCAAAGTAACTGAAAGATGTATCGTCTTTTGCATCTATTAGAAATAATAATAATCTACCCAATTATTGATATCTCTTTTTAAGGTTAAGAAATAACAGAATTAGATTAATTATTACAAGCGAAATAATAATGTAATTGTCGTAGTCGCCAAACATAAATACTTTTTAGTGTGGCAAAGCTAGTTTTAAAGGGAGGATTGGGATTCAGTAGAAATACTTAAATTTTTGTATGCCTAATGAGGGATTTTGTAACCTCTGATGACATTTAGCTGTAGCATCTTTTAATTGGCCCTAAATAGGTCACCTGCAAAAAAACGACAAAATCCTAATTTAAATTTTACTTAGTAAAACTAGGAGTTTTCGCTCAAATCTGCAAGTAAAATGTCCAAAATTTGAACAGGTTTTTTAGAGTTCAAACCAAGAATTTAATACTTCTTTTTGCACCTTAAATTTCTCAGTTGAAATATTTTTAAAAGAAAACGAAGAAAAAAAAGAAAAAAAGAAAGCCTTCTTGAAAGTGAGCGAGGCATTCTGTCAAGGTTTTTTGGAAAAAATTTTTGTGTATATTTTATACATAAAAACTTTTTCTGAAAATCCGGAGGACTTGACCTTGATAGAATTTAGCTGTTTGACTGGGAAGCGAATTATCTTTGGCTTGTTTTTTTGTGAATCCTTTTTAAGATTGAAATAAATGATAATTTAGAACGTATGGCAAAGACGCTGTACGACTACTGGTTTGTGCAGTTTGATTTTCCTGACGAAAACGGAAAGCCTTATAAATCAAGCGGTGGCAAGATGATTTGGAATGAAATTTTAAAAAGAGAAATTCCGGAAGGTTGGGAAGTGAAAAATAAGAGAGATTTGTTATACTGGATCTGGCGGTACTCCAAAATCTACAGAGGTTAATTATTATGAAAATGGAAAAATCCCATGGCTAAATAGTGGTGAATTGAATAAAACATTTATTATATCAACGACTAATTTTATTACAGAATTAGGAATGAAAAATTCTAGTGCTAAGCTTTTTCCAAGCAATATAATTTTAATGGCTATGTATGGTGCAACTGCAGGTAAAACAAGTATTGTTTCTTTTGAAACAACAACTAATCAAGCAGTTTGCGCAATTATTCCTAATGATCATTTGCTTTTTCATTACATAAAATTTAGCTTGGATAACATGTATAGATATCTAGTAAACCTAAGTACAGGTTCAGCAAGAGATAATCTATCTCAGGATAAAATAAGAGATTTAAATACAATTATTCCTGCTGAAAGAACAATAAGGGATTTTTCAAATACTGTAATTATCTTGTTTAATAAAATAAAAAATAATCATATTCAAAACCAACAACTTAGCTCTCTGCGCGACTGGCTTTTACCTATGCTAATGAATGGGCAGGTAAAAATTGAATAAAATAGTAAGATAAATTATCATTTTCACGTGAGATTATTTCCTTATCCAATTGCTTATGTTGATTATATATTTAATTTTACCGATAGCAACATTATCTAAATTATGAATTTTACCATTAGATACATAATGAAGTAAATTCAGCATAAGCACTTACTTTTTTATATTTTGATATGGTACACTCAAGTATATAATTGCCTAATAGTTTTACTTCAATGAAAAATCATTTTAGCAAGACTATTTTAAAAATTCATTTTTCATCTTAAGTGTTTTTAGCCAGCTCTGGTAGATCGGAAACCACACCCGATCACCATTAGATCCATTACATAGAACAATGATACCGCTCTGGGTTGGCAGATCCAAAAATAATGCAGCGCTCCATCCTACATTTTCGCCCGTGTGTCCTACGGTTCTGAAACCTTCGTAATTCATGAACCGATATCCAAGACCACTTTCGCCTTCATTGGAATTTGGAAGGACAGGCGTTTCCATTAACTTGATGGTTCCAGGTTTCAAAACTTTATTCAACTCTTTTGGATCACGGGTAATGGACAACTCTGCGAAATGAGCAAGGTCCTTGATCGTGGTCTGAAGTCCTGCCGCTGCTTTTTCTGTAAAGATCCGTTTCTTTACAGGATTACCATTCTCGTCGTATGCTGTTGCCGAATTAACCATCATTTCGGTTTTCCAATCATAACTGCTATGTTTCATTCCAAGTGGTAGCAAGATATTATTTTTCATATAGGTGGTGAAACTTTGGTTGGTTCTCTCTTCGAGAAGCAGTTGTGCTACAGTGAAGCCTCCCCCGGAATAGTCCCATTTAGTTCCCGGCTCACTGATAAGATGTACTGTTTCGCCATTCCGTTTGGTTTTTCCATTCAATGATTCTTCCAAGCTTAGCAGTGGCTTTCCTTGGTCTGATCCGCCATAGCCATGAACAGAAAGTCCTGCAGTATGACTTAAGATTCGTCTTAATGTTACTTTTGATCTGTCAAATTCAGATTCCGGGAGATGCCATCGGGATAGCAATGGATCGACGGGATCGTCTAATTTGACAAGATCTTTTTCAGTTAGTTGCATAAAGCCCCACGCAGAGATCAGCTTGGATATGGAACCGATATTAAAGATCGTTTCAGGCGTTACAGGTTTTTTGCTTGCAAGATCCGCATAACCGATCGATTGTATCCAGGCGATCTTTCCGTCTCGGATCACAGCCACTGCGGCTCCGGGAACATTATTTTTTATAGTAAGCTCTTGTCCTAATTTCTCAATTTCTCCATATAAAGGATCTGTTGTATGAAGAATAACATCCTGTGATCTGCTTGCAGAGCAGGAAAAGATCAAAGCCAGATAACCAACGGATAAAGTAACTGCAAAGAATTTTTTTGCTTGACTAGTATATTTCATAGATTTTAATTGACCAGCAATCAAATGTCCGAAAAAATAAGACAATGGTATACTTAATATTACAAAATAGATTTTTAAATGCGTATGACCTTAACTGACAGGCAACTATATCTGTTCTTAATTAGCAGCAGATCTATCATATACAAGATTGTAATGCTCATTGAGCCTATGAGGTCTTTTGTGATTTTCTATAGCAAATGTATTCCGTTGTCCCTGCTGAAAAAAACTTTTTGGGTATCCGGAAAGTGTAGCTTTCCAAACCCTCCACAAAAATATTTCAAGCTTTCATCAATTGTCTTTCTTATTGTTTTCAAGGAATTGATTGCAGTTTTCATTGTGCCTGCCTGAATGGGTAATCCGCATAGAAAAGTCAGAAACCTCACAAGGTGCAAATGCAGTTCATTGAAATTTTTGAAAAAAATATATGAATTCTTCAGTGGCAACGGATAGACGTGTCATTAATAATTATTTGTTTCAATTCTTATTATGGATAATGAATAGAATTTAGATTTTTAATGCAAGTAAATACATCATACTGTTTAGCTTAGATAGATATTAAAGATTTGATGAAATTCTTCGATTGCTTAAATTTAATGAATTCCTTAAAATGGATATAAACAAAAACTGCCAGAATCAATCTGACAGTTTTGCGATGTTTTTACTCTTTAATAATCTTGGCTGTTTTGTTTTTTAAACCATTCTGCAAAAACAGAATGTAATTGCCTTTTGGTAAACTCTTAATATCTATATTGTTTTGACCCTTGTGTAGCTGGGATTTTGTAACAAGATTTCCTAGCATGTCGTATAAATAAACGTTTCCTTCCTCTTTGTTATCAATATGTAAAATATCTTTCACCGGATTTGGATATAAGCTGATACTTTTTTCATTAATTTCAGTATAACTAAGGATTGGTTCGTTTGTAAGTCTGGCGATCCTATTTCTTCCTATACCATTGAAAGAAACAAAAGCACCTCCAATAAGGATTTTATTATCAGGTTGTAATGCGATTGTATGAACCGTATTGTCAGCACCACCGCCAGGGTTGAAATCAACATCCAATGTACCATTAGCATTAAGTCTAGCAATCCTATTTCTTGATATTCCGTTATAAGTTGTGAAAATACCTGCTATCAAAATTTTGCCATCAGATTGTATAGCTATACTATTAACATTGTTATTTGCTCCACTTCCTGGATTGAAGTTCGTATCCAGCGTCCCATCATTATTTAATCTTGCAATACGATTTCTGGCTATCCCATTGTAAGAAGTAAAATTACCACCAATCAAAATTTTGCCATCGGATTGCAAAACAATAGTATTGATATCATTATTAGCTGCGGTTCCTGGATTAAAGCTCGTATCTAATGTTCCATCTTCATTTAATCGAGCTAGTCGGTTTCTGGAACTGTTATTATACCTATTAAAAAGGCCTCCCACCAAAATTTTACCATTTGGTTGTAAGGCAACAGTATTAATTATATGATCAGCACCGATGCCAGGATTGAAAGTTGTATCAATAGATCCATTGGCATTTAAACGCGCAAGGTGACCATTTAATTGTCCTCCTATTAAGATTTTCCCATCAGATAAAAATACAAGACTTTTAAAGGGACCTCCGGCTCCATTAACTTGTAAAAAGGTTCTATCTAGTGAACCATCTGCATTAACTCTTGCAATATTCTTTCTGACTGATCCTTCATAAAAACTAAATTGTCCCACAATTATAATTTTGCCATCAGACTGTATACCAATACTGTTTATTGTTGTAGTTGCTTCAGTAATACCTGATACAGCAGATTTGAAGCCCAAGTCCAAAGTTCCATCTATATTTAAACGGGCAAGATGGTTTCTCTCCATTCCATTATGAGAAATAAAATATCCACCAACCAATATTTTTCCATCGGGCTGGAGAGCAATGCTGGTTACCGTATCACTTGCACCACTCCCAGGGTTAAATGTCAGATCCATTGTTCCATCACTGTCTAAACGAGCAAAACGATTTTTTCCTAAGTGATTAAATATTGTAAAATCTCCACCAATCAATATCTTTTTAGTGGGAAGTAGAATGATAGTGGAAATATAACTTGTAGCTCCCGTACCAATATAGAAGTCTCTATCCAAGGTTCCGTCTTCATTCAATCTCGCAATTCTATTAGAGGATTCGCTATTGAAAGTGCTGAAAGCACCAGCAACAATAATCTTATTATCGGGCTGTACAATAATCTTTTCGATGGAATAGTTGCTTCCACTTCCTATGTTGAAACTTGTATCTAAATTTCCATTGTCATTCAATCTAGCGATATGATTTTTTATAGTGCCATCGTAAGAGGTAAAATCTCCGCTGATTAATATTTTCCCATCAGATTGTAATGATAAGCAACTAATTGAATTGTTAGCGCCAGATGCAGGATTGAAATCCAAATCCAAAGTTCCATTCGTAGTCAGCCTAGCAATTCGATTTCTTATAGAACCCTTATAATTTGTAAAGTCTCCACCAATAAGAATTTTTCCATCTGATTGTAATACAATACTATTTACAGAAGCATCTGCTCCATTACCGATACTAAAGTTGGTATCTAATGAACCATCACTATTTAGTCTGGCAATTCGATTTTGAGCAACACTGCTGTAGACAGTAAAAGCACCACCGATTAAAACTTTTCCATCTGACTGTAAAGCAATATCGTTGATGGTCTTATCTACACCAGTTCCGATATTAAAACTTGCGTCCAATGTTCCATCCTTATTCAGTCTGGCAATTCTATTTCTTACAGAGCCATTATAATTTGTAAAGTCTCCACCAATAATAATTTTTCCGTCTGGTTGTAAAATAATATCTGTAATTGTATTATCAACACCCGTTCCGATATTAAAACTTGTATCTATTGTACCATCACTATTCAGACGGGCAATACGATTTCGAGCTGTACCATTGTAGGAGGTAAATTTACCACCAATTATGATTTTTCCATCTGGTTGTAAAGCACTGCTGCTCACAACACTATTTGCTCCATCACCATTGCCAAAACCAATATCTTCAGGATTAAAATTAGAATCTGTAGTAGCTGTTTGACAAAATATATTTGATGAGAAAAGTAAAAAAACAATGATTTGCCAGTATTTTTTCATATAAATAAAATGAATTAGGTTACTTTTTTTCGGCAAATATAAATTTAAAAATTACAATAGATTGTTTTATAAATGTTAAATATATATTTTCAAAGATTGAAATTGTTACTGAAATACATTTGCGTTATCTAAATGAATATTTGTATCAATTCGATCTCAATGTTCATTCTCCATCTGAAGCTATCTCATTTTCTATAGCAAATCTATTCCGTTATCCCAGCTGAAAAAAAATCTTTTTGGGTATCCGGAAAGTGTAGCTTTCCAAACCCTCCACAAAAATATTTCGAGCTTTCATCAATTGTCTTTCTTATTGTTTTCAAGGAATTGATTGCAGTTTTCATTGTTCCTGCCTGAATGGTAATCCGCATAGAAAAGTCAGAAACCTCACAAGGTGTAAATGCAGTTCATTGAAATTTTGATTCTTTATTATTCTCTTAGTATAAATCATCTGATCAGATATTAGTATAAAATCATCTTACTATCCATTAGTATAAATCGATTATAAGACTCTTCCATTATACCTTTTATCAGATTTAGTTTTAAATCGATTTTAATTGAATTCAAATAATCGAATTTATTTAAAAATTAGTTGAACAGATTTAATCATCAAGTTTTAATAATAAAAATAGTCAAAATTTCCTTCAAGCTGCAATTACAGAATCTACAGGTTTTTAATTAGTAGATGCGGGAAAATCAAGTCTCCGCCGCACTCGGACCAAAACAGATGAAATTCAATATTGTGAATGAAATTAAATTGAGTTACACAGGAAACGAAATAGTTAGCACTCTATCGCATTCTAGTAACTTTAGCTATATATAAAGGGGTTTGTCTTAATCATAATTACGGACTATTGTGAATATAAGCACCTCCATGCCATCTTAAAAGCGCTTGCCCAAATTACTATTAACTTATTTTAAATTAAAAATTATGAATATTTCAATAAGGTTTGATTAAAATCATAAATACCGCTTAAATGTTGTTAATATCTAACGTAAAAGCGTAATAATTAATTTTTATTATCTTTTATTAACTTTTTTTAACTGATTTAAATTATTTGTATATATTTGCAAAGCAAGGGGAAGTTGAATTTTTGAATATATAACATTTACGGTAAAAAAAACAGGCCCGAATCCTTTCTTCCCCTTTTTTATAAAAACAGACACCATGATTACGAGAAAAAACTTCCTGAGGATAGGCTCTTTAGGTATAGCTTCTATTTTAGTTCCCAATTTTCTTTTTTCAAAATCGTCAATTTTATCGCCAGTTGAGGATGTCACAACACTGCTAAAGCAAGCAAGAAGATATCGACGTCAGGGACGTTTTTCCAAAGCAAAAACCACTTATCAGCAGGTGCTGTCTTTAGATGGTACAGAGATTCGTGCATACAATGGTATTAGAAAGATCTTGCTAAAGGAAAAACATAAAGAACTGGAGGTTATTCAACTTTACCAGCAAGCTTTATCAAATCTACCTAATCACTTTAGATTTAAAAGAAGTCTATATGGTGAATATTTGAGAGCTAGTATTGGAAACCAAAAACTTTTTAAGCAATTAAACCTTACATCTGGAAGACCATTATCATTTATAAAACAACATTTTGATACTTTGTTGCAGGAACGCCCTGATAATAAGAATCTTCAAAAACAGGTAGCAAAGATTAATAAGTATATCGCCATGAATGTTGATACGACTTATGCGCACAAAAATAAGGCCGTAAAACAATTTCGTAAGGATAATAAGAAAGCCCACAAGGCTAGATTTGCAACTTTAACCTCCACGGAAACAACACAAAGATTGGCCGATCTAAATGCGCTTCCGGTAAATCCTGATCGTCAACAACACATCAGGGAAATGAATCAGGTTAATGTAAAAGCGTTAAGGACAGATAAGAATTATGCAGCTGCACTTACTGCAACTGAGGCTTATCTAAACGATGTGAGTAATTCTGATGCGTATTTCATCAAGCAATTCCGGGACTTATCAAAGCAATTGAACCAATATGATAAGCTGATCAATTTTGAGATTCAAAATCATGCAGCTAAGAATACCTACTGGTCAGCTGTAGCATTATTTGATGCCTATCAAAGGAAATCGGAAGAAATGAACCAGCCGGCACCGGCTGTTATGGATACTCTGTTAACATATATCACAAATAATTACAACAATCCAATGCAAAGGTTCGAGGCTGCAACTAGAAAGATAAAGCTGAGTTTATTGAGAAATGAATTGAGCGATGTTAGAGAACTTTTAATAGAACAGTGCAAAGAGAAAATGCTGGTTAGCGATTCTCACTCCATTGACAGAATCAACATACTTATTGCAAAGTACTGGAAAAAAAGCGGTGAAAATGATTATAAGAGGATAATCTCTATCTGCAATCTGCCTAATGATTATCTACAATCAGATGATGAATTAGTTTATAAAGCATCATTAATGAATATGAATCGTTCTAGAAGCAAAGCTATCCATATTGACCAGCTACAATACAGGATTTCCAAACTTTAATTTCCGACAATGATCAAGAAAATTATCATCTTATTATCATTAATTTATATATTAAATGATATCAACGGTCAGATTGTTATAACTGAAATTCACTACGACACACCTTACAGTGAAAGGCTATATCGTTTGAACGAAACGACACAACAGATTGACGAGGCAAGAAGGCATCATTGGGGAGAATTTATAGAAATATACAATTACAGCGACAGAGATCTAAGCTTACAAAATTGGTATGTACAGGATAAGCTTGGGACAGCTTGGCTTCCTGGGAATAAAGTGATAAAGTCCGGTGAGTTAATGGTGATTGCATATAGTAAATTGGTTTACAATACCACTCCATTTACTGAATTATTTTCAAGGACTCGAGGAAAAGAATCCCAAGTGATCTTGCAAGATAAAATTTTGCTTAGAAATAAAGCCGAATTAGTCAGATTAGGGTATCACGCTTTTGGAGGAAAGGTTCCCTTACAAAAGGGAGAATTTATGTGGAGTCCTTCCAATCCTACAGCAAATTATCAAGAGAAAGCATGGATGACTCCCGATGTTAGTTATAACTACAATTCATATCAATTAACTTCCAACAACACTTATGTATTAGGACCAGTTGATCCTTTGGAAGCGGCATATAAACCACCAATCCAGAAATATGAAGATATTATGAAGGATGTTTATCAGCAGTATTATTCTTACGTAGACTGGGGCGAATTTGTACGTGAGTTGGTTGATAAAATATGTGGAATCAGTATACCATTGGAACAACAGACACCTAATGGAACATACACAAGTGCCGGAAAATGTTTTCACTATGACATTGCAGGTAATCGCGATACTGCTACAGATTGTGCTTCGCCAACAACAAGTAATCCTCAGCCTACGGTTTATACTAGTGATGAACTAGATGAAATAAAGAGTTATATTGCTGTTTACCCTAACCCAGCAACTGCTTCCAATCAGTATTTGGTTAATGTAAGCTGGAATGGTCCCGCCATCAACAAAATATATAATATTCAAATTTATAATTCAGCAGGTGGAGTTGTTTATGGGTCTAATCCAACACAAAATTCCACATCAGCTAGCTTTTCATTAGCTAATCAATTGCCGGGTGTTTTTGTTATCAATTTTACATTGAACACGGGACAGGTTATATCAAAGAATATTCTTAAATGGTAGAAAGCTAAACTATGAAACTTAAATTACTTTTTCTTTCAGCTTTAATCGGCTGCTCACTATACGCCCAGACTGATACAGAATCTATCCCCCTAGTTTATGATACCTCTGGTTATCTCGAGAATAATTCAGGATCTTCAGCTCTTGTAGCTGTCCCTGTTGATCCGGGAGATCAATTAGCGACTGTTATTCCAACGGTTAATGCTGAAATGAATGTCAATGAAGTTGGCGCATTAACCTATATGCTTCCTATTGAAGTTTTAAAGGGACTGAATAACTTTCAACCCAATTTGGCATTAGTATATAGTAGCCAGAGCGGTAATGGTCAGGCAGGTTATGGATGGAATATCACCGGGACTTCAATGATTTCGAGGGGAGGAAGAAGTAAAGAAGTTGATGGTGTAACAATAGGTCCTCAATTTGATAATTCTGACCCCTTTTATTTGGATGGACAACGCTTACTAAAAGTAAATGATACTGATTATGTAACTGAGAAGTTTTCTAAAATTAAAATTCAGAAGTTCAGCAGTGGAGAATACTCTTTCATCGTAAAATATACAGATGGCCGAATAGCTAAATATAAGCAACTATTGACAGGTCAGCATTATATTTCTGTTATGCTGGATGCTTTCGATAATGAAATACATTACGGGTATAATATCGAGCATAATACACCAATGTTGATAAGAGTTTCATATGGCGGGACGAGCTGGACAAATGATAAGTTCTTTGTCAATATTACATATAAAAATCGAAGAAATGGAATTACTATTTACAGAGATGGAGCACCTACTCTCAGTTTTTCAATAATTGATTTCATCACTACATCTTCTACATATACGGGAACTTACCGAACCTATCAGCTTTCACACGATTATATAGAAAACAATACCACTGAAAGACTACGAACAATTACGGTGTCAAACGAAAACAACGAGACACTAAAACCTGTCAAGTTCAATTATAACACTCCTTCAAGTACAGGACAAATTAATTATTTATCTAAAACTTCAACGGCAATTCCAAGCGGTACTACTGGATTAGGGAGTATTGCAATGGGGGACTTTTTTGGTAGAGGAGAAGTGGAGCCTATCTATCAAGTTAAGAATTCGAACAATTCTTATTCACTTTATGGTAACGCGGGACGACTTAATACGTCCGTGGGGAATAAGGGTAATGATGAATTCTTTGCAGGAAAAATACTTATTAATAATAGAATCAGTAAGAATGATCAATTAATTACTGCGTCTACAGATTACCTTGGTGATTTTTCGGATGAAAATGAAGGTTACAATGAATATAATAATCATTTAGTTGACAGAATTACTTTTTATATCAACGATCTTGTATCGAATGTTTCAAGACAGGTAACCGTCGACGTGAAGGGAAGCACTGCTACACATGTTGAATATGATCCTTATAATGGTAATCAGCCTGAAACAGCATATGTCTATCGAGATACTACTGAGAGGGAATTTATTTCAGGAGATTTCAACAATGATGGATTAATAGATTTTTTGATCCATGAACCTGCTAGTACTAATCGTAGTGCACAATTATATTTAGTAGAAATTGGGAAAACTCAAGGCGGATCACTAACGGCGAGTAAGATATCAGGTCCCTTGAATAATCTTTATTTGAAAGATCCTTATCTACTCGAATTTGATGGTGATGGAATTCCGGAGATTATGACTGTCAATCAATATTCTGGACAATATTCAGTTTATAAAATTGATTTGGCTAACAAAATCAATGGTATTGATTATAATTCTAAAACTCTGCTTTCCAATCAAAGTATTCCAAATTACATTAATTATAAAACACCTCTTTTTTTTGGTGACTTTAATGGTGATGGTCTTACAGACTTTATGACTCCTCATAAAGTTTATAAAATGGATGAAAATGATTCTTCATTAGCTAGGGAATTTTATAAAATTGAGAATGAACCATTAAATTGGAATAAATTCATTTCAACGGGAAAAGCATTTTTAGTTAGCACAGAAGATCTTAGTGCACAAAGAATTGCTTACATTGAATCCACTCAAAGAAACATTATTAAAAAAAGTTCATTCTGGCAAAAATTATGGTCTGGTAAAATGGATTCATATGAAGGTTCAGAATTTTCTACCAATAGTATTATTGTTACTGATTTTAATGGAGATGGCCGTTCAGACATTATTATGGTTAATAAGATTGGTAAGATTAAGTATAGTACGACAGGAAACCTACGTAGTGCTGTGGTTGAAAATATTGGAAATAACTTATCCTTTAGACAAGCGACCGGTGGATTTCCATTTTATCAAACAATTAATTTCCAGTCTAAG encodes:
- a CDS encoding response regulator transcription factor codes for the protein MKKIILIEDESSVVSFIKKGLQELDYEISVALDGSTGIKLVEDNDFDLIILDIMLPDINGLEVCKEIRKKNKSVPILFLTALDSSENIVLGLESGGDDYLVKPFKFIELVARIKSLLRRSGHSNGNESNEIDDENTYQFSDLTVNDYTKKVTRAGAEISLTSTEYKLLLYFLNNPEKVISRAEILEAVWGVNYELGTNVVDVYVNYLRKKLDNQDDDKLIHTVIGMGYVLKKS
- a CDS encoding restriction endonuclease subunit S, which gives rise to MCYTGSGGTPKSTEVNYYENGKIPWLNSGELNKTFIISTTNFITELGMKNSSAKLFPSNIILMAMYGATAGKTSIVSFETTTNQAVCAIIPNDHLLFHYIKFSLDNMYRYLVNLSTGSARDNLSQDKIRDLNTIIPAERTIRDFSNTVIILFNKIKNNHIQNQQLSSLRDWLLPMLMNGQVKIE
- a CDS encoding serine hydrolase domain-containing protein; the encoded protein is MKYTSQAKKFFAVTLSVGYLALIFSCSASRSQDVILHTTDPLYGEIEKLGQELTIKNNVPGAAVAVIRDGKIAWIQSIGYADLASKKPVTPETIFNIGSISKLISAWGFMQLTEKDLVKLDDPVDPLLSRWHLPESEFDRSKVTLRRILSHTAGLSVHGYGGSDQGKPLLSLEESLNGKTKRNGETVHLISEPGTKWDYSGGGFTVAQLLLEERTNQSFTTYMKNNILLPLGMKHSSYDWKTEMMVNSATAYDENGNPVKKRIFTEKAAAGLQTTIKDLAHFAELSITRDPKELNKVLKPGTIKLMETPVLPNSNEGESGLGYRFMNYEGFRTVGHTGENVGWSAALFLDLPTQSGIIVLCNGSNGDRVWFPIYQSWLKTLKMKNEFLK
- a CDS encoding T9SS type A sorting domain-containing protein, encoding MKKYWQIIVFLLFSSNIFCQTATTDSNFNPEDIGFGNGDGANSVVSSSALQPDGKIIIGGKFTSYNGTARNRIARLNSDGTIDTSFNIGTGVDNTITDIILQPDGKIIIGGDFTNYNGSVRNRIARLNKDGTLDASFNIGTGVDKTINDIALQSDGKVLIGGAFTVYSSVAQNRIARLNSDGSLDTNFSIGNGADASVNSIVLQSDGKILIGGDFTNYKGSIRNRIARLTTNGTLDLDFNPASGANNSISCLSLQSDGKILISGDFTSYDGTIKNHIARLNDNGNLDTSFNIGSGSNYSIEKIIVQPDNKIIVAGAFSTFNSESSNRIARLNEDGTLDRDFYIGTGATSYISTIILLPTKKILIGGDFTIFNHLGKNRFARLDSDGTMDLTFNPGSGASDTVTSIALQPDGKILVGGYFISHNGMERNHLARLNIDGTLDLGFKSAVSGITEATTTINSIGIQSDGKIIIVGQFSFYEGSVRKNIARVNADGSLDRTFLQVNGAGGPFKSLVFLSDGKILIGGQLNGHLARLNANGSIDTTFNPGIGADHIINTVALQPNGKILVGGLFNRYNNSSRNRLARLNEDGTLDTSFNPGTAANNDINTIVLQSDGKILIGGNFTSYNGIARNRIARLNNDGTLDTNFNPGSGANNNVNSIAIQSDGKILIAGIFTTYNGISRNRIARLNANGTLDVDFNPGGGADNTVHTIALQPDNKILIGGAFVSFNGIGRNRIARLTNEPILSYTEINEKSISLYPNPVKDILHIDNKEEGNVYLYDMLGNLVTKSQLHKGQNNIDIKSLPKGNYILFLQNGLKNKTAKIIKE
- a CDS encoding tetratricopeptide repeat protein, with translation MITRKNFLRIGSLGIASILVPNFLFSKSSILSPVEDVTTLLKQARRYRRQGRFSKAKTTYQQVLSLDGTEIRAYNGIRKILLKEKHKELEVIQLYQQALSNLPNHFRFKRSLYGEYLRASIGNQKLFKQLNLTSGRPLSFIKQHFDTLLQERPDNKNLQKQVAKINKYIAMNVDTTYAHKNKAVKQFRKDNKKAHKARFATLTSTETTQRLADLNALPVNPDRQQHIREMNQVNVKALRTDKNYAAALTATEAYLNDVSNSDAYFIKQFRDLSKQLNQYDKLINFEIQNHAAKNTYWSAVALFDAYQRKSEEMNQPAPAVMDTLLTYITNNYNNPMQRFEAATRKIKLSLLRNELSDVRELLIEQCKEKMLVSDSHSIDRINILIAKYWKKSGENDYKRIISICNLPNDYLQSDDELVYKASLMNMNRSRSKAIHIDQLQYRISKL
- a CDS encoding lamin tail domain-containing protein, with the protein product MIKKIIILLSLIYILNDINGQIVITEIHYDTPYSERLYRLNETTQQIDEARRHHWGEFIEIYNYSDRDLSLQNWYVQDKLGTAWLPGNKVIKSGELMVIAYSKLVYNTTPFTELFSRTRGKESQVILQDKILLRNKAELVRLGYHAFGGKVPLQKGEFMWSPSNPTANYQEKAWMTPDVSYNYNSYQLTSNNTYVLGPVDPLEAAYKPPIQKYEDIMKDVYQQYYSYVDWGEFVRELVDKICGISIPLEQQTPNGTYTSAGKCFHYDIAGNRDTATDCASPTTSNPQPTVYTSDELDEIKSYIAVYPNPATASNQYLVNVSWNGPAINKIYNIQIYNSAGGVVYGSNPTQNSTSASFSLANQLPGVFVINFTLNTGQVISKNILKW